From the Uranotaenia lowii strain MFRU-FL unplaced genomic scaffold, ASM2978415v1 HiC_scaffold_1062, whole genome shotgun sequence genome, the window TTTCGCTCAGCACGGAATCCTGCAAAATGGCCATTAGACGATTTATCGTACATCATGGGTCACCGAGAGAAATATACAGCGACAACGGCACCAACTTCGTGGGCGCTCGAAATGAACTTTCCCGAGAGATAAAAGCAGAGGAATTATCGGAGTGTTTTACAAACGCCAACACCAAATGGATTTTCAACCCTCCTTTGGCTCCGCATATGGGTGGAGCGTGGGAGAGACTGGTGCGCTCAGTCAAAGCCGCGATGTGTGCCatgcaaatgacgaaaaaccCTGACGAAGAGACATTCGCCACAATCGTTCGAGAAGCGGAGGACATCGTGAACTCGCGCCCTCTCACTTTCATTCCAATCGAAAACGGACAGCAAGAAGCTTTGACACCCAACCACTTTTTGAAGTTAAGTTCGGACGGGGTGACTCAGACGCCGAAAAGGTTGAAGGACGATAGATCAGCACACCGTAATAATTGGAATCACCTTAACAATGCTGTAGATCAATTCTGGTACCGATGGGTACGTGAGTACTTACCTACAATTACACGATGCACTAAATGGTTTCACGACACGAAGGAAATCGTACCTGGGGACCTTGTGATAATCGTGAACGAATCGGAGCGTAATGGATGGACAAGAGGAAGAGTGGTATCTTTATCGACAGCGGCTGACGGAAGGAAACGGCGAGCGgtagcaaggaatatttaaagaaggtagtgtcgaggcagccctgctttagtattagtacacactgcgacgtcacaatcacgaaaaatctgttaatttactaggaaatttgcctttttcgttgataatttgaagaagttgctggaaatgttccacttttaatacctgttattctagaaggattcttgctcttcaagattggtacgaaaaaagatggattttcgagtaatttttgtatgaaatagaccatcgaagttcgaaaaaatagtggattttccttactcaaatttgcaaaacttgaaaattagttcaaagtcttccatgaaaattatcaagtcagtgcagtttaagatccttattacaaaaaagttatcaaaaaacaaacttttatataaaaccacaattatttattcgcattttagtaaatcgagttaacaataatcaattgatgttaattgttctacataagaattgaatatgataaaccgattggataaaaatcatgacaatcagttgaacactcaataactaccagctagaccttttaaaagtagattttatcttcgtttttgaacgttttagcttcaagatgacattgcgttcattattaaaatgagaaaaaaatataatgcaatcttcaaaggaccagaaaatttcataacatagtgaaatagaggtcttacaacacaatcaaaatgtaattggaattcattttcgttctaaaatatgtttttctttgaaatttctgtcattcgcatataaattttcgatacattcgtttttgtgacgtcacaaaaaaaatccaatatggctctcgacactaccttatttaaatattccttggagcGGTAGTTCAAACATCTTCTGGACTTCTTCGGAGGGCGGTAGCTAAACTTGCACGATTGGAGGTAGGAGGTAAAACTGGGTCCGATTGACGATAGTGCCCAGTGTTACGGGTCGGGGAATGTTGAAGTAGTTGATAACGGTTAGTTCAAATTTCGATGTACCATCCTAATATATTTCCGCAGTCTATACTTCCATGTTTACTGATGAGTTTGCAGTTTAGCCGCTAGAGGGTGTAGAAGAGAATGATGTAAAGAAACAGAAAAGATAGGAAGATTAGGGCGCACTTTTGAAACGTGGTCAGACGTACGTGGTTGAATTGTTGAGTTCTTGGATTATTATCtgaaaaattaagatatttAACGATTGTAAGTAAACAATAATtaatagaaatagaaaaagaaacatatacTTACCCGAATCATACTTACCAAAATTGTAGCAATAACAGCGAGTTGGAAATTAGATGTTGGAAGGAGAATAAGAAAATTGAGGTTACGGAATTTGTAAGTTAATGATCAATAATGAAACGAAATTGAATTGTTACTAATAAAATATTATAGCTTTTAGCAAAAGTTACACACAATCAAATAGTGTTCTACGCTCAAAAGATCCGATCGAAGTTCTCTTTCAAcaaggcccatgtaagaggttcttctaactgaaatatctccgtgagcaaagttcaaatgttcctcacaaagcaagctgtataagatggcaagctgtataagatggcaagctgtataagatggcaagctgtataagatggcaagctgtataagatgatcttcaatagtggaggcagaccccgggagtgcaacttgttcGACAGAACctctattgaaagaaaaatgtcTTTGCCAAGGGAAGCATTGCGAAAACAATGTCTCTTATGGATTCAGACACCTTGAAAAACGGTAATGTTCAATTTATTATATCAGTTAGCTTGAAAATTCCCGCTTAGGACGTTGGTTCTTCCAAAACTATGTTGGATATTGGAGACTTCGAAGAGTCAGCCACTTCTGGTTTACTCTGggttataaatttcattgggaATTCAGGAGGGCCTATTTTAGCATTTCTCGAACTTGATGGTTTTTGTCTATCATTTATTGTAGAGCTAACTGAGGCCCTCAGGCTGAGGGTacttttttggaactttttgggTTTTAGGAGCGGGTTTTGCCCGTTTCCGGGAGATTCCAACGAAAATAACTTGTCTATCCCGATCAGTGGAATCAGTGTCTTCACTGTCAACTGACAGAACTGAGAAGATGTTACTGCATTGGGGTTGGGTCGGAGGCGCCGCGCTCTTTAAAATGGCGGCATAGGAACGTTTTGAccgttccttcaaagagcgcctTTGCACAAGGCCTCGCACAAGGAAATATCATGGAaagagcccccgcaatagacgaatttctgctctattgctgagcacgctccttgGTGCAACAACGGGAAGCTGTATGGcccaatttaatgcaatttttccaTTCCATTGGGCGAGGCATAAAAagccgcacaggaagcctcaacactccgtcaatcaagacatAGTGAGGGAGGGTGGTACAGGCGAAGGTAACACGAAATGAGGCTGAGGGAGTGTACCTTTTATCTCCATTAGCGATGGTGGTAGTTCTGAGTTGACGACAATCCAATATTTCAACCAAAATCAaatcaaggctcttgaacttaccaacgccgttggatttaatgTACTCCTCATTGAGACTCATCTCTTTGATCACGCcccgatctctacgtctcgagacggaatgTAGACACGGTACTCAAGGTTAATGAAATTGCTGGCTACAATTTCATTTGCGGCTTTCCGGTCAGCCACAACAATGCGCAGCTTGTTCGGACGTACTTTTGTAATACTCGATACATGGGGCCACCTCGTAAGATCgttggtgatctgtaccacattGAGTTGCTTACTATTCACTTTAGGCCGGATGAAAACTACCCaagttccagtgagagatgacCCCTATGTGTATTTTCGGAGCCGGGTTGTTCCCCTCTTAACCGAGGGCGATGAAGAATTATCACCCACCTTAGTATGGATCgcatttgagggaccagcatcACCTGTATCCACCAAATTCTCTCCATTCTCGTAGGTGAAATTCGCATCGTCCTCGGTTGAGGCGTTGAACCCCTCGCCTTCGTGCATTTTTATCAACGGAGacactacccaagtaacaattttagctttattatggtcagcaaaatgtcgtttggaccatagcattaatcttcataaaaagctaaagtacattctataacatcacctggactctaataaagccaaaatcctatcctaggaacgtcatcatgaccaatcattgttagtcatcaatattggtcaccaaagcttttaaaaagctattataaaacatgccttagcacccaatacaatatatttgggagtttcatgctattttcattcatttacagtatttttaagttcagctgaagccaccatcctggatttcaagatagcgtcagaatgcaaaaataaactttttatagcttatcccaattgacaaatacccatattttggaggtttcatgcgatattcaatgatttagagcatttttttaagtttatagaaagctgccatcttgaatttcaagatggcgtaagatagcaatattcgacttctactcgttaagccctttcacccactaccaatttgggtttcatgtcattttaagtcattcactacattttaaagtttagcggaagccgccatcttggatttcaagatggcgtaagatagcgtaattcaacttctaccggttgatttcttttaacttatacccctataatataggttttatgcgattttcagtcatttacagtatttttaagttgagtggtagccgccatcttggatttaagatggcgacgggcaacgaaatttgacttctactcgtttattactttcaccttataaccatattgtcacgatattttcagtaatttacagcttagaaaataaaagcggaagccgccatcttgaattaatgatggcgtcaagcatttttttcctactatttgggccctttcactcaatactcatattgtaaagatagtcataccactttcggtgctttcaagttttcaaagatgtattttttttaatttaaactcaaaaccaacacgcataacttaccaaaaatgtgtaaaaatgggagttccaattcaaatatgtgctatctaatctaagcgtgtcctgttttgacattttgatcgagaactgtcactgtAGGGTCTAGatcaaggcgggtaaagctaggtgtgttcttataccaatgcacggaatcgtccatcttgtgacccttgtgacaggcaatcgtaatcgtaggcatggtaggcgaacaattcgctgtcaaaaagcgcaccgtctccaccccccaccaatgagaaacttttagtaccccttgcctacttttcctcagtatgcacccaccctactggaggcactctggTCTAGATAGGTGCTATACCTTTAATAGAACTTGTGTCTTATCCCTTGCTTGTGAAGTGTCCTACCCCTGTACTGGGGAAGAGAAAGGGAGAAGTTTAGCGGATGGAACGGAGGGCAGTTGATGCAAGTTTCTTGGTCGGAAGAATAAAGTTAATTCTGTGCTATAAACAAGTGTAATTCCTTTCTGTTGGTTCCGAATCATCCCCCACAATTTTGGCGACGAGGATTAACAATGGTAAGTGTGAATTCAGGCAAAATTATGGGTAATTGCttggaaaatttaattcacgATGCAATGATGATTTGGACAAAATGGCGGAGACGTGCATAAATTTTCTGGGATGAGAACATATAGTGATAGAGACTGCACGACGAACTTGACGAAAGGGGGAGAGCAAGAAAAGAACAGTGCTCAATCGATGCTGCCGCTGAGGTGTCAATGGAAATGTATCCATTCGGAGAGCAATGTTGTGCGAGCTGTAAAATTGATATTGATAAACAAAGACGGatattttgtgtttatttgtgATTGAGATGCGTAAACCGGAAAGTGCTGATTTATTGAAACAAGGATAAATTTtgctgctgaaaaaaaaaaagaaaaaaaaatatgtgggtATGTGCCTATAGCAGTTGTTATAGGAGCTGATCAGTGTGTTGATCAGGGGTCAACTGATGAGATGTACCTGTGGCTGTTTGCTACAGGAGgtggttaatttttttggacCACGGGAGAAGTACACACCTTACACATAATGCCTGGAGGTCGAGTGGAGTTGAGTAGTTGGTGTCTATGGCAGTCGTTATAGACGGATTGCAGCCGTGTAGCTGAGTACCAATCTGAGCAAATATCGTTGTTATGTGTTGAGCATTAGTTTGACCAGGGCAAGTGCCTATAGTAGTTGCTATAGGAGGTGATCAGTGCTATGATCACGGGATCGGTTCTGGGTCGGAATGTCAATTATTTAAGAAGgctattttcttttatgttgggaaataaataataacgaaaacTATATTGGATATTTTGCGTATTTATTCACTAATTGATTAATGTTACTATGActggaaaataaacacaaaatggTGTGAAGTAAGTAACTgacagaaatttatgtaaacgtTCATTACAGGTAGATGATAGCCGGCCAGTGCAGCAATTTCGTTGCGATGATATTGAAAAACATCGTTTGTATAATGAATGGAGGATCTGGAAGGGCGCTTTAGAGTGCTATTTCGAAGCCTACGATATCGAGGATCAGAAGAAGAAACGAGCCAAGCTTCTCCACTTGGGAGGACCTCAACTCCAACGTGTTTTTTATAACCTTCCGGATCGTGAGAATTTTCCTCTCGTTTCGGTGGAAAAGCAATGGTATGACGTCGCAATCAATGCActtgatagattttttcaacCGTGCCGGCAGGATTGTCTTGAACGTCACAAGTTAAGGCAAATGAAGCAAAAAGACGGAGAAAGATTTTCTGACTTTACGTTGCGATTACGGCAGCAAGCTTCAGATTGTGGCTTCGATAAGTATCCGATCGAGGTCAGAGATGTTTTAACAGAGATGTTTCTTACGGACGCGATAATTGAGGGTTGTTTGTCTGTGGATTTACGCCGTCGCATCTTACAGCAAGATCGTTCACTTACAGAGATAGAATCTCTAGGTGTAGCTTTGGAGAGTATCGAAGTACAAGTGAGGGACTTAAACGGAAAGCCAAAGGAGAATTCTGTTGGACATCATGCGTACAAAATTACCGCTGCATCTGACAAAGGTCGCAATCCTAAGCCACGAGAAGTACAACACGATTTTAAGAAGTTTAACAAATTCTCCTACCCTCGGATCTACCGATGCTATAACTGCGGCCGGCGCGACCACATCTCTACTGACAGGGGATGCCCAGCACGAAACATCGAGTGTCGTAGGTGTAAAATTACTGGACATTATGAGTCTTGTTGCCGTCTGCGAAACTCGAAGAAGCCAATTTCGTCAGAGAAGAATCGAATTCGTGCTGTAGAAGAGGAAACAAGCGTACACACTCAGTTAAATAAAAGACACTCAGAGCAGCCAGACTCGAATAAAACCTACTATACATTCTATTCGGGGAACAACACCAATGTTATCTCGTGTAAAATTGGTGGAGTCGATGTGGATCTACTCGTCGATTCGGGATCGGATGCCAACCTCATTCCGGATTCAGAATGGGAACGGTTGAAACAAGCCAAGGTCGTCGTACGCAAATGTATCAAAGGTAGCTCCCGAATCCTAAAAGGCTATGCAAACGACTCGCCTTTGCCTATCATCGGAACATTTGTAGCAAATGTTAAAGCTGGAAGCAGTTCGGTCGAGGCAGAGTTTTATGTCATCAAAGGAGGACAGCGGTCTTTGCTCGGCGACAGTACTTCCAAACAGTTGGGACTCCTCAAGGTTGGATTGGACGCGTACCAGGTTTCGAGTGATACAAAACCATTCTCTAAGATCAAAGATATCCAAGTGCAAATTCATATGGATCCGACTGTAAAGCCAGTTTTCCAACCCATTCGGCGAATCCCAATACCGCTTGAAGAGGCCGTCAATCGGAAGTTGGAGCAGCTACTCGTTAAAGATATAATCGAGGTAAAGCAAGGGCCAGCATCTTGGGTGTCTCCTCTCGTTGTCGTCGGTAAGTCCAATGGAGAACCTAGGATTTGCCTGGACCTTCGTCGCGTCAATGAAGCGGTTCTTCGGGAGAGACACCCGATGCCCGTCGTCGACGAGTACCTTGCAAGGTTAGGAAAAGGAAAGTACTGGAGTAAGTTGGACCATCAAGGAAGCGTTTCTACAAGTCGAGCTAGCGGAAGAGTCACGTGACGTCACTGTTTTCATCACCAACAAAGGGCTATTTCGTTTCAAAACGACTTCCCTTTGGCCTTGTCACCGCGCCGGAGTTATTCCAGAAAGTGATGGACCAGATCTTAGCGGGTTGCGAAGGAACGTACTGGTACTTGGACGATGTTATCGTTGAAGGCAACGGGCGAGAGGAGCACGATACACGACTGAACGTGGTACGTTGAGCGTTTAGAGATTTAGAAATAAATGATGTTTGTTTCTCTTGCAttatttcataatttgtttcaaaataaaattcttgttTATCGTATTACATTATTAATAGGTCCTGAAACGATTTGATGAGCGCAGAGTGGAACTAAATTGGGAGAAATGCGTATTTCGGGCTACCGAAATGGTATTCTTGGGTCATAAAATTACCGTTGAAGGCATTGCTCCTGCTGACAGCAAGGTGGACACCATTCGGTCATTTCGGCGACCGGAAAATGAAGCGGAGGTTCGTAGCTTTTTAGGGCTAGCCAATTACCTCAacaaatttattccaaatttggcAACATTGGATGAGCCACTTCGTCTATTGACTAAGAAAGACTCGAAGTTTGAATGGTCTGCGCGTCATCAGAGCTCATTCGACAGTATCAAAGCTGCAATGACTGAGGTTCTAAGTTTAgggtttttcaatcaaaatcacaAAACGACAGTGATGGCGGACGCAAGTCCGACGGGTCTTGGGGCATTATTGCTTCAAACTGATGCGGAAGGGAACAGCCGAGTGGTTACTTGTGCTTCGAAGTCTCTTACCGACACGGAAAGACGGTATTGCCAAACAGAGAAGGAGGCCTTAGCTATAGTTTGGAGCGTAGAAACGGTTTCAAATATACTTATATGGCcgtcaatttgatatttttaaccgATTGTAAAGCGTTGGTTTACTTATTTACTGTGAGATCCCGACCATGCTCCAGAATAGAGCGTTGGGTTCTTCGACTCCAAGCCTTCGACTATTGGGTGACTCATATTTCCGGAGAGAAAAATCTGGCCGATGTCCTTTCACGGTTGAGTACCTTAACACCAGTTCCTTTTGATCCAAAGGAAGaactttttattaaacaaattgcCTTATCGGCTGCAACTTCCGCTGCTCTTCGATGGGAGGAAATTGTAGAAGCAACCAAGGAAGATCTGGAGCTCCAAGAagtcctaaaagctattgacaACGGGTGTATTGACCAACTACCGCTATCGTTCCGGGTAATTTCCAATGAGCTGTGTCGATTCGGAGATATTCT encodes:
- the LOC129759112 gene encoding uncharacterized protein LOC129759112, with product MVDDSRPVQQFRCDDIEKHRLYNEWRIWKGALECYFEAYDIEDQKKKRAKLLHLGGPQLQRVFYNLPDRENFPLVSVEKQWYDVAINALDRFFQPCRQDCLERHKLRQMKQKDGERFSDFTLRLRQQASDCGFDKYPIEVRDVLTEMFLTDAIIEGCLSVDLRRRILQQDRSLTEIESLGVALESIEVQVRDLNGKPKENSVGHHAYKITAASDKGRNPKPREVQHDFKKFNKFSYPRIYRCYNCGRRDHISTDRGCPARNIECRRCKITGHYESCCRLRNSKKPISSEKNRIRAVEEETSVHTQLNKRHSEQPDSNKTYYTFYSGNNTNVISCKIGGVDVDLLVDSGSDANLIPDSEWERLKQAKVVVRKCIKGSSRILKGYANDSPLPIIGTFVANVKAGSSSVEAEFYVIKGGQRSLLGDSTSKQLGLLKVGLDAYQVSSDTKPFSKIKDIQVQIHMDPTVKPVFQPIRRIPIPLEEAVNRKLEQLLVKDIIEVKQGPASWVSPLVVVGKSNGEPRICLDLRRVNEAVLRERHPMPVVDEYLARLGKGKYWSKLDHQGSVSTSRASGRVT